One stretch of Cryptosporidium parvum Iowa II chromosome 3, whole genome shotgun sequence DNA includes these proteins:
- a CDS encoding ABC transporter, 12x transmembrane domains plus 2x AAA translates to MFGKTLDDTSFHKKISFQKEESLEIPYLKENPIKRQKNQSFFSFAHSYIQFTWVTKWIYLGSRRPLPAKDLPDLPETDSTNYWSNLFENSIEQERLKNLSSFDRNVLVIRALWKCLYGQFIMLIILKVSWEACLYLNNSVIRGFIQYKEMESSAEVSGVSSEKSQALGVGLWNGLLLVLFYLVHVYISTQFNFWESRVILKIQTCLKTSIFKRLIESKSCAKNLLQNGKEIVDSKIKEDKLNIAEDLHLDIDSSLSNQNSKSQNNNLNETGQNTNRSFDDKKKGSEDRYTISTNVFNLLMVDVEDIEDFIMALIQFILLPCRIFVASLLMYRNIGESAIPGVVVMISMIVFMIILDIISALLKGPLLYWRDKRLAKLHEVLNKIRTIKILGWAPFAEEIVLRDRRNEVSYLYRIISFSALSYLFFKLAISGSVVAIMVYYTKGMLSRAGNLSSYPNGFDLKASNIIPLIHVINYVAGILRTVPNSLNMLIEGWISLKRFSHHLGYSHLPSDVNKELLENHRSLGDDIVCKSNISSEGRIEKQQKQEETPLISKILTFDGGNMLEVNEVINKKNQDKLPSQVFHSYKNQKMEYTFDESILVYLQDLEYIPESDDENFKKTKNSFTLIIPKMIIKKNSCHLIVGNSGSGKSTLLYGILGEVYSKRGLRFIRSQNSTIGFCSEDPWIPIGTIRSVILFERPWNEKRYNRVLEACLLIEDIMQWQERDLRVLDDGGHILSGGQRSRLTLARALYGFLSDQEEYNSFDEDSIEENSHHSVYCISDRSSNRFDTQLFLFDDTFVSLDPNVGRRIFYNLFNRENGLLTGGNYSAVIVINTTVLLCFLDEKLSQEEINEKFGVEINIWNIKSESGRPNYNVLEHSKYETLKNSGMEKDHSFNNSESNSRTVSGYIDVGSSQVTKEKFELRKRNLSAEKEAKSNSNLSSSIVTDFEHQNSIIKARGTASSYSSSDFYNEDIICIQSETGHRAIPLSLYRWYLSKVGIVFFISVCLLIMTSIILDSGQDFLLVEWTGFTSDGRDLKTGTEFYDSNSSSLNTFESHMNYMYGLIIIFIFGILTHLLVQVTQIYASLRAAKKIHNEMLSKLLTTSQEFFDRNTIGQIINRFCLDMVSIDRKTMFRICNFVSIFLEILIRGGFIIFVFPWLLLMIPPICLFAWFWLFQYYRHASRELFRSNLSAHTPVCNIYTQALMGGSIIRAFRCGHVFLNRNINYIDNLQKIRFMRSASAQWISVRMQLLLLPFTAGITLAPILLKYLNLSTAFFASFTIIKMTAGLWGLALVFVMSYAPLINDFFNMFTTVEKSMCAVERVSVLLNDLEDSKKKEFNEEVHELKYKEYMVSNRNSPQNNFQGLYIYELRVEYGNQSLGIELKNEYVKYGECIGIIGRTGSGKTTFLNSLLGLTPIQSGLLFLDGKWLFNKDMRKNRNDYIGVLPQNSIGFDGWTIRKFLDPFDEIHDDQVIWDGIYACGLETTLRSMSNLNPLDAVLGNTSGGISKRRGSKDKNEYKFTQKHLRQLALARLVIHRLKYKIILVDEPPEELSSDLQKQNGSDNYVSMNSSSSTRKLGSNILENQYLSVEEIVSKFMKHCVVFIVAHNYKSLKSCNRIWVLSGGVKVNECEFSQVNNQQMLADFLLTNTKNQ, encoded by the coding sequence ATGTTCGGAAAAACTCTAGATGATACGTCTTTCcacaaaaaaattagtttTCAGAAAGAAGAGAGCCTAGAAATTCCATACTTGAAAGAAAATCCAATTAAAAGGCAGAAAAATCAATCATTTTTTAGCTTTGCACACTCGTATATTCAGTTTACATGGGTTACAAAATGGATATATTTAGGATCAAGAAGGCCTCTTCCAGCCAAAGATTTACCAGACTTACCAGAAACTGATAGTACTAACTACTGGTCCAATTTGTTTGAAAATTCCATTGAACAAGAGAGATTAAAAAACTTATCTTCTTTTGACCGTAACGTATTGGTCATTAGAGCTCTTTGGAAATGTTTATATGGTCAATTTATTATGCTGATTATTCTTAAGGTATCTTGGGAAGCCTGTTTATACTTAAACAACTCAGTTATTCGTGGATTTATTCAGTACAAAGAGATGGAAAGTTCTGCTGAAGTTAGTGGTGTTAGTAGCGAAAAGTCTCAAGCTTTAGGTGTTGGATTATGGAATGGTCTATTATTGGTACTCTTCTATCTTGTACATGTTTATATTTCAACtcaattcaatttttggGAATCTAGggttattttaaaaatacaaaCATGTCTAAAAACCTCTATATTCAAGAGGTTAATAGAAAGTAAATCTTGTGCAAAGAACCTACTTCAAAATGGCAAAGAAATTGTTGATTCCAAGATTAAGGAGGATAAGCTCAATATTGCAGAAGATTTACATTTAGATATAGATTCTAGTCTTTCCAATCAAAACTCCAAATcccaaaataataatttgaatgaaaCTGGACAAAATACAAACAGAAGTTTTGATGACAAAAAGAAAGGATCTGAAGATAGATATACTATTTCAACTAATGTGTTTAATCTATTAATGGTGGATGTTGAGGATATTGAAGACTTTATTATGGCTCTTATCCAGTTTATTCTACTTCCATGCAGAATTTTTGTCGCATCATTGCTTATGTACAGAAATATTGGAGAGTCTGCCATTCCTGGAGTCGTTGTAATGATCTCAATGATCGTCTTTATGATCATTCTGGATATTATTTCAGCTTTACTTAAAGGCCCACTACTCTATTGGCGTGATAAACGTCTAGCAAAACTACATGAGGTTTTAAATAAGATTAGAACTATTAAGATACTCGGATGGGCTCCATTTGCTGAAGAAATTGTTCTTCGAGATAGGAGAAATGAAGTCAGCTATTTGTATAGGATCATTTCATTCTCAGCTTTATCATATTTGTTCTTCAAATTGGCAATATCTGGTTCTGTTGTTGCTATTATGGTTTATTATACAAAAGGAATGCTCAGCAGAGCTGGTAATCTTTCTTCTTATCCAAATGGCTTTGATTTGAAAGCTTCCAATATTATCCCTTTAATCCACGTAATTAACTATGTGGCTGGAATTCTCAGAACTGTTCCAAACTCTTTGAATATGCTTATTGAGGGTTGGATATCATTAAAAAGGTTTAGTCATCACTTGGGATATTCTCATTTACCTTCTGATGTAAATAAAGAACTACTTGAGAATCATCGCTCTCTAGGCGACGATATAGTTTGTAAATCGAATATATCTTCTGAAGGCAGAATAGAGAAACAACAAAAGCAGGAAGAAACtcctttaatttcaaagattCTTACCTTTGATGGCGGAAATATGCTCGAGGTAAATGAAGtaattaacaaaaaaaaccAGGATAAATTACCTTCACAGGTATTTCATTCTtataaaaatcaaaaaatggAGTACACATTCGATGAATCTATTCTAGTTTATCTTCAAGATCTAGAGTATATTCCAGAATCTGATGATGAGAATTTcaagaaaacaaaaaatagCTTTACTTTAATTATCCCAAAGAtgataattaaaaagaattcatGTCATTTAATAGTTGGTAATTCAGGATCAGGAAAAAGTACTTTGCTATATGGAATATTAGGTGAAGTTTATTCCAAACGAGGTTTAAGATTTATTAGATCCCAAAATAGTACAATAGGGTTCTGTAGTGAAGACCCATGGATCCCAATTGGAACTATACGATCAGTAATACTCTTTGAAAGACCATGGAATGAAAAGAGATATAATCGAGTTCTTGAAGCCTGTTTACTAATTGAGGACATCATGCAATGGCAAGAAAGAGATTTAAGGGTTTTAGATGATGGTGGCCATATACTGTCAGGCGGGCAAAGATCAAGATTAACTTTAGCCAGAGCCTTGTATGGCTTTTTATCTGATCAAGAAGAATATAACTCTTTTGATGAAGATagtattgaagaaaatagcCATCACAGTGTATACTGTATCAGTGACAGAAGTTCAAATAGATTCGATACTCAACTATTCTTGTTTGATGACACTTTTGTTTCTCTTGACCCTAATGTTGGGAGGAGAATCTTTtataatttgtttaatagAGAAAATGGTTTATTAACAGGAGGTAATTATTCTGCCGTTATTGTAATTAATACAACGGTGTTGTTGTGCTTCTTAGATGAAAAACTTTCGCAAGAGGAAATAAACGAGAAATTTGGGGTCGAAATTAACATTTGGAACATCAAATCAGAATCTGGAAGACCTAACTACAACGTTCTAGAACATTCCAAATATGAAACTTTAAAGAATAGTGGTATGGAAAAAGATCACAGCTTTAATAACAGTGAATCCAACTCCAGAACAGTTTCTGGCTATATTGATGTGGGATCCAGCCAAGtaacaaaagaaaaattcgAACTCAGAAAGAGGAATTTGTCGGCTGAAAAGGAAGCCAAGTCCAATAGTAATTTAAGCTCATCAATAGTAACAGATTTTGAGCATCagaattcaataattaaagctAGAGGGACTGCTAGTAGCTACTCTTCTTCAGATTTTTACAACGAGGATATTATTTGCATTCAATCTGAAACTGGTCATAGAGCAATTCCCTTAAGTTTGTATAGATGGTACTTATCTAAGGTAGGAATAGTCTTCTTTATATCTGTTTGCTTACTAATAATGACAAGTATCATCTTAGATAGTGGCCAAGACTTTCTACTTGTAGAATGGACAGGTTTCACTTCGGACGGTAGGGATTTGAAGACTGGTACGGAGTTTTATGATAGCAATTCAAGCTCACTCAATACTTTTGAATCTCATATGAACTATATGTATGGactaattataatatttatatttgggATCTTGACACACCTTCTCGTACAAGTAACACAGATTTACGCAAGTCTTAGAGCTGCAAAGAAAATTCATAATGAAATGTTGAGTAAATTACTTACTACTTCTCAGGAATTCTTTGACAGAAATACAATTGGACAAATAATTAACCGTTTTTGTTTGGATATGGTTTCTATAGACAGAAAGACTATGTTCAGGATATGCAATTTTGTCTCAATTTTTTTGGAGATCTTAATCAGAGGTGGATTCATCATTTTCGTGTTTCCATGGCTACTATTAATGATACCTCCAATTTGCCTATTTGCTTGGTTTTGGctattccaatattataGACATGCATCCAGAGAACTTTTTAGATCCAATCTATCAGCTCATACACCAGTATGTAATATTTATACCCAAGCATTAATGGGAGGATCTATTATTCGAGCATTTAGATGTGGGCATGTATTTCTaaatagaaatatcaaTTATATTGATAATCTTCAGAAGATCAGATTTATGAGATCTGCATCTGCTCAGTGGATTAGTGTTAGAATGCAGCTTCTTTTGCTTCCATTTACAGCTGGTATTACATTGGCGCCAATTCTGTTAAAGTACCTGAATTTAAGTACAGCATTCTTTGCGTcatttactattattaaaatgaCTGCAGGGTTATGGGGTCTTGCTTTGGTTTTTGTAATGTCCTATGCTCCcttaattaatgattttttcaatatgtTCACAACCGTAGAGAAGTCTATGTGTGCTGTTGAAAGGGTTTCAGTACTACTAAATGATTTGGaagattcaaaaaagaaGGAATTTAATGAGGAAGTTCACGAATTGAAATACAAAGAATACATGGTATCAAACCGTAATTCTCCCCAGAATAATTTCCAGGGCCTTTATATTTATGAGTTAAGGGTAGAGTATGGAAACCAATCTCTTGGAATTGAGCTTAAGAATGAGTACGTAAAATATGGGGAATGTATAGGAATTATTGGTAGAACTGGGAGTGGGAAAACaacatttttaaattctttattaggTCTTACTCCAATCCAATCCGGtctattatttttggatgGAAAATGgctatttaataaagatatGAGAAAGAATAGGAACGATTACATAGGAGTTTTACCTCAGAATTCAATAGGCTTTGATGGGTGGACAATCAGAAAGTTTTTAGATCCTTTTGATGAGATTCATGATGATCAGGTTATTTGGGATGGAATATATGCTTGTGGTCTCGAGACTACCCTCCGTTCTATGAGTAACTTGAACCCCTTGGATGCAGTATTAGGAAATACTTCAGGTGGGATCTCAAAGAGACGTGGCTCTAAGGACAAAAATGAGTATAAATTTACTCAGAAACATTTAAGACAGCTTGCTCTTGCTAGACTAGTAATCCACAGGTTAAAGTATAAGATTATTCTTGTAGATGAGCCTCCAGAGGAACTTTCTAGCGATTTGCAGAAACAAAATGGTAGCGATAATTATGTCTCTATGaactcttcttcttcaacCAGGAAATTAGGAAGCAATATTTTGGAAAACCAGTACCTTTCTGTAGAGGAAATCGTATCCAAATTTATGAAGCACTGTGTAGTTTTTATAGTTGCTCACAACTACAAGTCTTTAAAATCCTGTAATCGAATTTGGGTTTTATCAGGAGGAGTTAAAGTTAACGAGTGTGAATTTTCTCAAGTGAACAACCAACAAATGCTTGCAGATTTTTTACTTACTAACacaaaaaatcaataa
- a CDS encoding RecQ SF II RNA helicase, DEXDc+HELICc, whose protein sequence is MGIIDGSSNRGKIKKSEEWKQSSLNNFMGLSKKKTEESEDDFENEELLRVKELENSIEAEKAQEDRIQELFCRYKLKVDNIKRINKVNHSDVEELKNGLRWGLKYLKLEDYRKGQKDAIEKLVCERRDVVLILPTGGGKSLTYQLPSLLREYQKQVKEIPSLSKGMVTVVVSPLIALIEDQINSLRKWGVKSNGLSSTIIQKSDPSQSMNKALEELYIDLEKKVPTNSIIYVTPESFGTEKVLGCLYKLYLNGNLYCFAIDEAHCISEWGHDFRTAYRRLNQIKNIFSDIPVLACTATASPKVQRDIKTVLNLIDPYISVNSFNRPNIHYTAYNIDNNDYLADLSLEEIVLNGVLYMQEYFKRIDNQESAVGIVYVNSRKSSEHISQYLSNKGVPSKAYHAGLSLKIRTQIQNEWLENKIQVLVGTIAFGMGVHKPNVRFVIHSSIPDSIDSYYQQSGRAGRDSKFSKAMLFFSKRDITCLKCIKRKSLQYLFMKSKQKAQQAYEKFQDNLQSVIEFAQCNNSEYQETDECYEIDYDPENRIENSNNRKRSSIDHYPGSIQNSKPQDPNQYQIRINKYGQCRRSYLLGYFGEKFNREKSSSNYLSCCDVCDSKSKQQDKNNSFMSYVSSKVHLKKSSNLLNKDYNINSYKNQFSKQEEFTFEFNQIQGPDPDCNQSNKVGSSGFSSVFKSAKSFLDSNQKASKSSFQSALKMNNLLKSKGMTYLERLQTLEEQEAKSEEKSNTQNSKFNIIRNSLKKKRNWV, encoded by the coding sequence ATGGGAATTATAGATGGGAGTTCAAATAGaggaaaaattaaaaaaagtgaGGAGTGGAAGCAATCTTCATTAAACAACTTTATGGGTCTAAGTAAAAAGAAGACGGAGGAAAGTGAAgatgattttgaaaacGAGGAACTATTGAGAGTAAAGGAGCTAGAAAATAGTATTGAAGCTGAAAAAGCACAAGAAGACAGAATAcaagaattattttgtaGATATAAGTTAAAGGTGGATAATATAAAGCGtataaataaagtaaatcACAGTGATGTTGAAGAACTTAAGAATGGATTAAGATGGGGATTAAAATACTTGAAGTTGGAAGATTATAGAAAAGGCCAAAAAGATGCGATAGAAAAACTCGTTTGTGAAAGGAGGGATGTAGTTTTAATTCTACCAACAGGAGGAGGAAAGTCACTAACTTACCAGTTACCAAGTCTATTGAGAGAATACCAAAAACAAGTTAAAGAGATTCCTTCACTTAGTAAAGGAATGGTAACTGTAGTAGTCAGTCCTTTGATTGCCTTAATAGAAGATCAGATAAACTCTCTAAGAAAGTGGGGAGTAAAATCAAATGGTCTAAGCTCAacaattattcaaaaaagcGATCCCTCTCAAAGTATGAATAAAGCATTGGAAGAATTATATATAGATTTGGAGAAAAAAGTACCAACAAACAGTATTATATATGTAACACCTGAAAGTTTTGGGACAGAAAAGGTACTTGGATGTTTATATAAATTGTATTTGAATGGAAATTTATATTGTTTTGCAATAGATGAAGCTCATTGTATAAGTGAATGGGGTCACGATTTCAGGACAGCTTATAGAAGGCtcaatcaaataaaaaacatTTTCTCAGATATCCCTGTTTTAGCATGTACTGCCACTGCCTCCCCAAAAGTACAAAGAGATATTAAGACtgtattgaatttaatagaTCCATATATTTCTGTAAATTCTTTCAATCGACCAAATATCCACTATACTGcttataatattgataacAATGATTATTTGGCAGACTTAAGCCTTGAAGAAATAGTTCTTAATGGAGTTTTATATATGCAGGAATACTTTAAAAGAATAGATAATCAAGAATCTGCTGTTGGAATTGTATATgttaattcaagaaaatctAGCGAACATATTTCACAGTATTTATCTAATAAAGGCGTTCCAAGTAAAGCCTATCATGCAGGATTATCTCTAAAGATTAGAACACAAATACAGAATGAATGGCTTGAGAATAAAATTCAAGTTTTAGTTGGTACAATTGCTTTTGGAATGGGTGTTCACAAACCAAATGTTCGTTTTGTGATTCACTCCTCAATTCCAGATAGTATTGACTCATATTATCAACAAAGTGGAAGAGCTGGAAGGGATTCTAAATTCTCGAAAGCTATGCTATTTTTCAGTAAAAGAGATATTACTTGTTTAAAATGCATTAAGAGAAAGTCTTTGCAGTACTTATTTATGAAATCCAAACAAAAAGCTCAACAAGCATATGAGAAGTTTCAAGATAACTTACAATCTGTCATAGAGTTTGCTCAGTGCAATAATTCAGAATATCAAGAAACTGACGAATGTTATGAAATAGATTATGATCCGGAAAATCGTATTGagaatagtaataataggAAGAGATCTTCTATTGATCATTATCCTGGGTCCATTCAAAATTCAAAACCCCAAGATCCAAATCAATACCAAATCAGAATCAATAAGTATGGGCAATGCAGAAGAAGTTATCTTCTTGGCTACTTTGGCGAGAAGTTTAACAGGGAAAAATCTTCCTCTAATTATCTTTCTTGTTGCGATGTTTGCGACTCTAAAAGCAAACAGCAAGATAAAAACAATTCTTTTATGTCTTATGTTTCATCTAAAGtccatttaaaaaaatcttcaaatttattaaacaaggattacaatattaatagttaCAAGAATCAATTTTCAAAACAAGAGGAATTtacttttgaatttaacCAAATACAAGGCCCAGATCCTGATTGTAATCAGTCCAATAAAGTTGGTTCATCTGGATTTTCCTCTGTATTTAAAAGTGCTAAATCTTTTCTGGATTCGAATCAAAAGGCCTCCAAAAGCAGCTTCCAAAGCGCactgaaaatgaataaCTTACTTAAAAGCAAAGGAATGACATATTTAGAAAGGCTTCAAACATTGGAGGAACAAGAAGCGAAAAGTGAGGAAAAGTCAAACACTCAAAATAGCAAGTTTAacattattagaaattcattaaaaaaaaaaaggaattgGGTATAA
- a CDS encoding Pop2p-like 3'5' exonuclease, CCR4-NOT transcription complex: MTNYANNNATVASKKGVIYEVWQNNINEAFQMISEIMDDFPYVAIDTEFPGVVVRPTNNYYEYYYQTVRFNVDLLKVIQIGLSFRNKYGQAPTNICSTFQFNFKFDMECDIYSQESIQFLRHSGIEFDKHLNSGIDFLCFGEYMYGSGLVLNPKVKWISFHGCYDFAYLVKILSSQPLPETETNFIELVKALFPTLYDLKFILKQLSSLSHLSSLQKLSEHLKIQRIGIAHQAGSDALVTCCTFFKLFKLHLNSQVDDNLFNGQIYGFGLPPPTIVK; this comes from the coding sequence ATGACCAATTATGCTAATAACAATGCGACAGTGGCTTCCAAAAAGGGAGTTATATATGAAGTTTGGcagaataatattaacgAGGCATTCCAGATGATATCAGAAATCATGGATGACTTTCCATATGTCGCTATAGATACAGAGTTCCCAGGTGTAGTGGTACGTCCtacaaataattattatgaGTATTATTACCAAACAGTCCGATTTAATGTGGATTTACTTAAAGTAATTCAGATTGGTTTAAGCTTCCGAAATAAATATGGCCAAGCACCTACGAATATTTGTTCAACATttcaatttaattttaagtTTGATATGGAATGTGATATCTATTCTCAGGAAtcaattcaatttcttcgTCACTCTGgtattgaatttgataaacACCTTAATAGCGGAATTGATTTTCTATGTTTTGGCGAATATATGTATGGAAGCGGACTTGTTCTTAATCCTAAAGTTAAATGGATTAGCTTCCATGGATGCTATGATTTTGCTTACCTTGTAAAGATTCTAAGTTCACAACCACTCCCAGAAACTGAAACAAACTTTATAGAACTTGTTAAAGCACTTTTTCCAACGCTTTATGATCTAaagtttattttgaaacaaCTTTCCAGCCTTAGTCACCTTTCCTCACTACAAAAACTTTCTGAACATCTTAAAATTCAAAGGATTGGAATTGCACATCAGGCTGGTTCCGACGCACTTGTTACATGCTGCACATTCTTCAAGTTATTTAAACTCCATCTCAACTCCCAAGTTGATGATAACCTCTTTAATGGACAGATATATGGTTTTGGCTTACCACCTCCAACTATTGTCAAATAA
- a CDS encoding scully CG7113-PA: MKIEDSVIVVTGGMSGLGKAVVEELLKENPRKVCLMDAVLKEGELEEEPINKCEKYCVDVTDYNCIKSAAKSIIDKYSKIDAVVHCAGITHCPTPIVQKDDNGKIMENNEDIPEIWGKVVNVNVIGTLNVIHCLSPFLAMNQGNSHGFEKGVFILVSSSTARDGPAQNQGYIASKGAINSLTLPLARELGPLGIRVVTIGPGVFDTPMSKHAMSEKTSSTLLKSIPLGRFGVPNEFAETVVNVGLKSEYISGEIIYLDGAWRPPFITSGSVRRLSIQKSSSNDE; the protein is encoded by the coding sequence atgaaaatagaAGATAGCGTGATAGTGGTTACAGGTGGGATGAGTGGGTTAGGTAAAGCAGTTGTGGAGGAGCTGTTAAAGGAAAACCCAAGAAAGGTGTGTTTAATGGATGCAGTGCTAAAAGAAGGTGAATTGGAAGAAGAGCCAATAAATAAGTGTGAAAAATACTGTGTAGATGTGACAGACTATAATTGTATAAAAAGTGCAGCCAAGTCaataattgataaatattcaaagatAGACGCAGTGGTGCATTGTGCAGGTATTACTCATTGTCCAACACCAATAGTACAGAAGGATGATAATGGAAAAATAATGGAGAATAATGAGGATATTCCAGAAATTTGGGGAAAAGTCGTGAATGTAAATGTGATTGGTACATTGAATGTCATTCATTGTTTATCTCCATTTTTGGCTATGAATCAAGGAAACTCGCATGGGTTTGAAAAAGGAGTATTTATTTTGGTTTCAAGTAGTACAGCAAGAGATGGTCCTGCTCAAAATCAGGGTTATATTGCATCAAAAGGAGCAATTAATTCGTTAACTTTGCCATTAGCTAGAGAGTTGGGCCCGCTGGGAATTAGAGTTGTCACAATTGGTCCAGGGGTTTTCGATACTCCAATGTCAAAGCACGCAATGAGTGAAAAAACTTCTTCTACTTTGTTAAAGTCGATTCCATTAGGAAGATTTGGCGTTCCAAACGAATTTGCTGAAACTGTTGTAAATGTTGGGTTAAAGTCTGAATACATATCAggagaaattatttatttggatGGCGCCTGGAGGCCTCCATTTATAACTAGTGGGAGTGTGAGAAGGTTATCAATCCAAAAATCATCAAGTAATGACGAATAA